A section of the Camelus ferus isolate YT-003-E chromosome 33, BCGSAC_Cfer_1.0, whole genome shotgun sequence genome encodes:
- the SPATA19 gene encoding spermatogenesis-associated protein 19, mitochondrial isoform X1 yields MFTAALNASNWMQHRSPSVDVEVVESEAVSVVQHWLKKTEEEASKDIKEKMSASCPPSHGQDVHVTRDVVKHHLSKSDLLKSQSQEVLEERTRIQFIRWRRVVVGLHWAPPGCDGAPWSPVAPLQLCCLLWRKIHLSKMCFCFRIHSHTRIFQVPSEVRNDVMRDRIEQVRRSLCHLSDETSQELHDRNSCSDC; encoded by the exons atgttcacagcagcattaaaCGCCTCAAACTGGATGCAACACAGAAGTCCATCGGTT GACGTGGAAGTGGTGGAGAGCGAGGCTGTGTCTGTAGTGCAGCACTGGCTGAAGAAG ACTGAAGAAGAGGCTTCCAAGGACATAAAGGAGAAGATGTCCGCCAGCTGCCCTCCTTCGCACGGCCAAGACGTGCACGTGACCAGAGATGTG GTGAAGCACCACCTCTCAAAGTCTGATTTGTTAAAAAGCCAGAGTCAGGAGGTCCTGGAGGAAAGAACAAGGATCCAGTTCATAAGATGGAG GAGGGTCGTCGTGGGACTGCACTGGGCTCCCCCAGGCTGTGACGGAGCCCCCTGGTCTCCGGTGGCCCCATTGCAGCTTTGCTGTCTTCTCTGGAGGAAGATACATTTATCCAAAATGTGTTTTTGCTTCAGGATACACAG CCACACCCGCATCTTCCAAGTGCCCAGTGAGGTGAGAAATGACGTCATGCGAGATCGGATAGAGCAGGTGAGACGCAG CTTGTGCCATCTTTCGGATGAGACATCTCAGGAGCTTCATGACAGAAATTCCTGTTCAGACTGCTGA
- the SPATA19 gene encoding spermatogenesis-associated protein 19, mitochondrial isoform X2 — translation MFTAALNASNWMQHRSPSVTEEEASKDIKEKMSASCPPSHGQDVHVTRDVVKHHLSKSDLLKSQSQEVLEERTRIQFIRWRRVVVGLHWAPPGCDGAPWSPVAPLQLCCLLWRKIHLSKMCFCFRIHSHTRIFQVPSEVRNDVMRDRIEQVRRSLCHLSDETSQELHDRNSCSDC, via the exons atgttcacagcagcattaaaCGCCTCAAACTGGATGCAACACAGAAGTCCATCGGTT ACTGAAGAAGAGGCTTCCAAGGACATAAAGGAGAAGATGTCCGCCAGCTGCCCTCCTTCGCACGGCCAAGACGTGCACGTGACCAGAGATGTG GTGAAGCACCACCTCTCAAAGTCTGATTTGTTAAAAAGCCAGAGTCAGGAGGTCCTGGAGGAAAGAACAAGGATCCAGTTCATAAGATGGAG GAGGGTCGTCGTGGGACTGCACTGGGCTCCCCCAGGCTGTGACGGAGCCCCCTGGTCTCCGGTGGCCCCATTGCAGCTTTGCTGTCTTCTCTGGAGGAAGATACATTTATCCAAAATGTGTTTTTGCTTCAGGATACACAG CCACACCCGCATCTTCCAAGTGCCCAGTGAGGTGAGAAATGACGTCATGCGAGATCGGATAGAGCAGGTGAGACGCAG CTTGTGCCATCTTTCGGATGAGACATCTCAGGAGCTTCATGACAGAAATTCCTGTTCAGACTGCTGA
- the SPATA19 gene encoding spermatogenesis-associated protein 19, mitochondrial isoform X3, which yields MIITTWIVYIFARKGAGFPFPPKVSSDVEVVESEAVSVVQHWLKKTEEEASKDIKEKMSASCPPSHGQDVHVTRDVVKHHLSKSDLLKSQSQEVLEERTRIQFIRWSHTRIFQVPSEVRNDVMRDRIEQVRRSLCHLSDETSQELHDRNSCSDC from the exons ATGATCATTACAACATGGATTGTGTACATTTTTGCCCGGAAAGGTGCCGGgttccccttccccccaaaagtcAGTTCG GACGTGGAAGTGGTGGAGAGCGAGGCTGTGTCTGTAGTGCAGCACTGGCTGAAGAAG ACTGAAGAAGAGGCTTCCAAGGACATAAAGGAGAAGATGTCCGCCAGCTGCCCTCCTTCGCACGGCCAAGACGTGCACGTGACCAGAGATGTG GTGAAGCACCACCTCTCAAAGTCTGATTTGTTAAAAAGCCAGAGTCAGGAGGTCCTGGAGGAAAGAACAAGGATCCAGTTCATAAGATGGAG CCACACCCGCATCTTCCAAGTGCCCAGTGAGGTGAGAAATGACGTCATGCGAGATCGGATAGAGCAGGTGAGACGCAG CTTGTGCCATCTTTCGGATGAGACATCTCAGGAGCTTCATGACAGAAATTCCTGTTCAGACTGCTGA